In Sneathia sanguinegens, one genomic interval encodes:
- a CDS encoding LysR family transcriptional regulator has translation MTIKQLRYLLEIEKQGSINKASKSLFVTQPSITKVIKSLEDELGVKVFFRNVKNKQVVFTLEGKELLEYARSLTEQFQIIENSLKNIKVKFCISSQHYSFVIEAFVKEIAKNKDEGFEYTLIEGKIQNVVEDVISMKSSIGLITLYDDVSCLAKKSLEDKGISFNSIKKVIPHIFIRKKHPLASKEVITLKDLEEYPIVLFDQEINALNFCNYTKNNMNCKKVIKVTDRDTIYTIIKNTNAYNIGTGIVNKEIDGDIIVKPLKGEIPSMDIGYLKLKSLKLNKEIQHFISVVTKLINKYTV, from the coding sequence ATGACTATTAAACAATTGAGGTATTTATTAGAAATAGAAAAGCAAGGTTCAATTAATAAGGCTTCGAAAAGTTTATTTGTAACTCAACCGAGTATAACGAAAGTTATAAAATCATTGGAAGATGAATTGGGAGTTAAGGTATTTTTTAGAAATGTAAAAAATAAACAAGTAGTGTTTACTTTGGAAGGAAAAGAATTATTGGAGTATGCTAGATCATTGACAGAACAATTTCAAATTATCGAAAATTCTTTAAAAAATATAAAAGTAAAATTTTGTATTTCATCGCAACATTACTCATTTGTTATAGAAGCTTTTGTTAAAGAAATTGCTAAAAATAAAGATGAAGGGTTTGAATATACTCTCATAGAGGGTAAAATACAAAATGTAGTTGAAGATGTTATAAGCATGAAAAGTTCAATAGGTTTAATAACCTTATATGACGATGTAAGTTGCTTAGCTAAAAAAAGTTTGGAAGATAAGGGTATTTCATTTAATTCGATAAAAAAAGTTATACCACATATTTTCATTAGAAAAAAACATCCATTAGCTTCTAAAGAAGTTATTACTTTAAAAGATTTAGAAGAATATCCTATTGTTCTATTTGATCAAGAAATTAATGCATTAAATTTCTGCAATTATACAAAAAATAATATGAATTGCAAGAAAGTAATAAAGGTAACAGATAGGGATACTATTTATACAATTATTAAAAATACAAATGCATATAATATAGGTACAGGAATAGTAAATAAGGAAATAGATGGAGATATTATTGTTAAACCATTGAAAGGGGAAATACCATCGATGGATATAGGATATTTGAAGCTTAAATCTCTTAAATTAAACAAAGAGATACAACATTTCATATCAGTAGTAACGAAATTAATTAACAAATATACAGTTTAA
- a CDS encoding extracellular solute-binding protein, with protein MKKIFKILLGVLTIFTLFACGKQNSNVVNIYTWTYFIPEEIIENFEKETGIKVNISYYDNNDTLLTKLFTGSTQYDIISPSTDYVDILVKKGLLEKLDKNKLGKTFENLDTDRLKLYEFAKGYDEGLNYSIPYGYFATGINVNTKVLGKDFPHDLSIFLNEKYKGSMTMLDDGREVIGMVLQNLGYPSNSKDDKQLNEVKDLLIKYKKNLAKFDSTTFGKGLASGEFVVCHGYPDVFYETSEEEQKNFVYFLPKGAMMYIDSMSILKKAPNKDNAYKFLEYLYRPENYVKVAERFRQIPVIKGVEQKAKIKPIITAEEVVKNAKLPMSLDEEAKEKQDRIWNEVKLAK; from the coding sequence TTGAAAAAAATCTTTAAAATTTTATTGGGAGTCTTAACTATTTTCACACTATTCGCTTGTGGAAAACAAAATTCTAATGTTGTAAACATTTATACATGGACATATTTTATTCCAGAAGAAATTATAGAAAATTTCGAAAAAGAAACAGGAATAAAAGTTAATATTAGTTATTATGATAATAATGACACTTTACTTACTAAACTATTTACAGGAAGTACACAATATGATATTATTTCACCCTCAACAGATTATGTAGATATTTTAGTGAAAAAAGGACTTTTAGAAAAGCTTGATAAAAATAAATTGGGAAAAACTTTTGAGAATTTAGATACAGATAGATTAAAATTATATGAATTTGCAAAAGGTTATGATGAAGGTTTAAATTATTCAATACCATATGGATATTTTGCAACAGGAATTAATGTAAATACTAAGGTATTAGGTAAAGATTTTCCACATGATTTAAGCATATTTTTAAATGAAAAATATAAGGGTTCAATGACTATGTTAGACGATGGTCGTGAAGTTATAGGAATGGTATTACAAAATTTAGGCTATCCATCAAATTCTAAAGATGATAAACAATTAAATGAAGTAAAAGATTTATTGATTAAATATAAGAAAAATTTAGCAAAATTTGATAGTACAACCTTTGGAAAGGGTCTAGCATCAGGCGAATTTGTTGTTTGTCATGGTTATCCAGATGTGTTTTATGAAACAAGTGAAGAAGAACAAAAAAACTTTGTCTATTTCTTACCTAAGGGTGCAATGATGTACATAGATAGTATGTCAATATTAAAGAAGGCACCTAATAAGGATAATGCATATAAGTTCTTGGAATATTTATATAGACCAGAAAATTATGTTAAGGTAGCAGAAAGATTTAGACAAATACCTGTTATTAAAGGAGTTGAGCAAAAAGCTAAAATTAAGCCAATAATAACAGCAGAAGAAGTTGTAAAGAATGCTAAATTACCAATGAGTTTGGATGAAGAAGCTAAGGAAAAACAAGATAGAATATGGAATGAAGTTAAATTAGCAAAATAG
- a CDS encoding Na+/H+ antiporter NhaC family protein, with amino-acid sequence MDSKPKPSAKALIPFLIFIGLYLFTGFYLTYTGHELGFYAVNSPIFVIIGIISAFILFKGSMNEKFDNLVKGCGDENIIIMCLIYILAGAFASVAAASGSIESTVNLGMSIIPSKYLVAGIFLMGAFISLSTGTSVGTIVTVGPLAVGLAEKSGISLALMIGSLVGGAMFGDNLSVISDTTIAATRTQHVEMRDKFRMNFKIALPAAIITFLILLFCVTPAKVVDTTNLSFTIIKVVPYILVLVLALFGLNVFTTLTIGILFSGAIGLATKSFTLLKYTQKIYEGFNGMFEIFLLSLLTGGLAYLVTKAGGIEWIIQKAKKLLKGKKSAELGICVLISILDIAVANNTVAIIIAGPVAKEISKEYKVDPRRSASLLDTFSCVFQGLIPYGAQVLIAASLTKGLLSPFDIIPYFWYQFILAIFAIISIYIPYTTTKKEWDFELDKVKED; translated from the coding sequence ATGGATTCTAAGCCAAAACCAAGTGCTAAAGCATTAATTCCATTTTTAATATTCATCGGACTGTACTTATTTACTGGATTTTATTTAACATATACAGGGCATGAATTAGGTTTTTATGCTGTAAATTCTCCAATATTTGTAATTATTGGAATAATCTCTGCTTTTATTCTTTTTAAAGGAAGCATGAATGAAAAATTTGATAATCTTGTTAAAGGTTGTGGTGATGAAAATATTATCATAATGTGCTTAATATATATTCTAGCTGGAGCCTTTGCTAGTGTTGCCGCTGCTAGTGGAAGTATCGAATCAACGGTTAATTTAGGTATGAGCATAATTCCTTCTAAATATTTAGTAGCTGGTATTTTCTTAATGGGAGCATTTATATCTCTTTCAACTGGTACATCTGTTGGAACAATAGTTACTGTTGGTCCACTTGCAGTTGGTTTAGCAGAAAAGTCAGGTATAAGTCTAGCATTAATGATAGGATCTTTAGTTGGTGGTGCAATGTTTGGAGATAATTTATCTGTTATTTCAGATACAACTATCGCAGCAACTAGAACACAACATGTTGAAATGCGTGATAAATTCAGAATGAATTTTAAAATAGCATTACCAGCTGCTATTATTACTTTTTTGATTTTGTTATTTTGTGTAACTCCAGCTAAAGTCGTAGATACTACAAATTTATCATTTACAATAATTAAAGTTGTTCCATATATTTTAGTATTAGTATTAGCTTTATTTGGTCTTAATGTCTTCACAACATTAACAATAGGTATCTTATTTTCAGGTGCTATTGGACTTGCCACAAAGTCATTTACATTATTAAAATATACACAAAAAATTTATGAAGGTTTCAATGGAATGTTTGAAATATTCCTATTATCTCTATTGACTGGAGGTCTTGCATATCTGGTTACAAAAGCTGGAGGAATAGAATGGATAATTCAAAAAGCAAAAAAACTTTTAAAAGGTAAAAAGTCAGCAGAACTTGGAATTTGTGTATTGATTTCAATATTAGATATTGCAGTAGCTAATAATACTGTTGCTATAATTATAGCTGGTCCTGTTGCAAAAGAAATTTCTAAAGAATACAAAGTAGACCCTAGAAGATCAGCTTCTCTACTTGATACTTTTTCTTGTGTATTTCAAGGTTTAATTCCTTATGGTGCACAAGTATTAATAGCTGCTAGTTTAACTAAAGGACTTTTGAGTCCATTTGATATAATACCATATTTCTGGTATCAATTTATATTAGCAATATTTGCTATAATATCTATCTATATCCCATATACAACTACAAAAAAAGAATGGGATTTCGAATTAGATAAGGTTAAGGAGGATTAA
- a CDS encoding amidohydrolase codes for MDVKELSKKYKDYVINIRRELHACPGLAFEEFEANKVLTRELDKMNLKYKKMAGTGLVIDIKGNKPGKCVLLRADMDCLPVQETRDIEYKSKNQGKMHACGHDGHMAQLLGAIKILNDMRDSIHGTVRCIFQPAEEVGQGADKMIEEGVLDGVDSAFAIHLWADVPVGKVSIEEGPRMASADNFKIKILGRGGHGSMPYQCIDPTPIAAAFTQSIQTIVSREIDPNDSVVVTVGLLNSGTGANIIPDYAMLEGTVRCYSPVLRKEVPKKIERILKGITLAYNAKYEMEYFFYPAPVINDSEYTKIAQKSAIDLFGKDCLFHLAKRPTAEDFSAYCNKVKGVLAFVGIRNEEKDCKYPQHHSKFNMDEDALEMGSAIYAKVALDFLNN; via the coding sequence ATGGATGTAAAAGAACTTAGTAAAAAATACAAAGACTATGTAATTAACATTAGAAGAGAATTACATGCTTGCCCAGGTTTAGCTTTTGAAGAATTTGAAGCTAACAAGGTTTTAACAAGAGAATTAGATAAAATGAATTTGAAATACAAAAAAATGGCTGGTACAGGTTTAGTAATTGATATAAAAGGTAATAAACCTGGAAAATGTGTACTTTTAAGAGCTGATATGGATTGTTTGCCAGTTCAAGAAACTCGTGATATAGAATATAAATCTAAAAATCAAGGTAAAATGCACGCTTGTGGTCATGATGGTCATATGGCACAACTATTAGGTGCTATCAAAATATTAAATGATATGAGAGATTCAATTCATGGTACAGTTAGATGTATATTTCAACCTGCTGAAGAAGTTGGTCAAGGTGCTGATAAGATGATAGAAGAAGGTGTCTTAGATGGTGTTGATAGTGCCTTTGCTATACATCTTTGGGCAGATGTACCAGTAGGAAAAGTTTCTATTGAAGAAGGACCTAGAATGGCTAGTGCTGATAATTTCAAAATTAAAATCTTAGGTCGAGGTGGACATGGTTCTATGCCTTATCAATGTATAGATCCAACTCCGATTGCTGCAGCTTTTACACAAAGTATACAAACTATAGTAAGTCGTGAAATAGATCCTAATGATTCAGTTGTAGTAACTGTTGGTTTACTTAATTCAGGAACTGGAGCTAATATAATTCCAGACTATGCTATGCTTGAAGGAACAGTTAGATGTTATAGTCCAGTATTAAGAAAAGAAGTTCCTAAAAAAATTGAAAGAATACTAAAAGGAATTACTCTAGCTTATAATGCAAAATATGAAATGGAATATTTCTTCTATCCTGCACCAGTAATTAATGATAGTGAATATACAAAAATAGCACAAAAGAGTGCAATTGATTTATTCGGTAAGGATTGTTTGTTCCATCTTGCAAAAAGACCTACTGCTGAAGATTTTTCAGCATATTGCAATAAAGTTAAAGGAGTTCTTGCCTTTGTAGGTATTAGAAATGAAGAAAAAGATTGTAAGTATCCTCAACATCATTCAAAATTTAATATGGATGAAGATGCACTAGAAATGGGTAGTGCAATTTATGCAAAAGTCGCTTTAGATTTTTTAAATAACTAA
- the megL gene encoding methionine gamma-lyase, giving the protein MNSNEEMKKMGFATQAIHAGHMKNTFGALATPIYQTSTFIFDSAEQGGRRFALEEDGYIYSRLGNPSCAEIEAKVAMLEGGEAALATASGMGAITSAIWTNIEKGDHILAAKTLYGCTFAYLNHGITKFGIDVDFIDMTDLDLVKKSLKKNTKIVYLETPANPNMTIIDIEKVAKIVHDYNKDCIVIVDNTYCSPYIQKPLSLGADMVVHSATKYLNGHGDVIAGFVISRKDLVDKARLVGVKDFTGSVLAPFNAYLINRGLKTLEIRMERHCYNAMKVAEFLEKHPKIASIQYPGLKSFGAYEVAKKQMKLPGAMMSFELKGGLEAGKKLMNSVKLCTLAVSLGDCETLIQHPASMTHSPYTQEERLNAGITDGMVRLSVGLENVDDIIADLKQALDQIK; this is encoded by the coding sequence ATGAATAGTAATGAAGAAATGAAAAAAATGGGTTTTGCTACACAAGCAATACATGCAGGTCATATGAAAAACACTTTTGGAGCTTTAGCAACTCCAATATATCAAACATCTACATTTATATTTGATAGTGCTGAACAAGGTGGTAGAAGATTTGCTCTTGAAGAAGACGGATATATATATTCAAGACTTGGAAATCCATCATGTGCTGAAATAGAAGCAAAGGTTGCTATGCTTGAAGGTGGAGAAGCTGCTCTTGCAACTGCATCTGGTATGGGTGCAATAACAAGTGCTATTTGGACTAACATTGAAAAAGGAGATCACATCCTTGCTGCTAAAACTCTATATGGTTGTACATTTGCTTATTTAAACCATGGTATTACAAAATTTGGAATTGATGTTGATTTCATTGATATGACTGATTTAGACTTAGTTAAGAAGTCATTAAAGAAGAATACTAAGATTGTTTATCTTGAAACACCAGCAAATCCTAATATGACAATAATAGATATAGAAAAAGTTGCAAAAATAGTACATGATTACAATAAAGACTGTATTGTAATTGTTGACAATACTTATTGTTCACCATACATTCAAAAACCATTATCTTTAGGTGCTGATATGGTTGTTCACTCAGCAACAAAATACTTAAATGGTCACGGAGATGTAATAGCAGGTTTCGTAATTTCAAGAAAAGATCTTGTTGACAAAGCAAGATTAGTGGGGGTTAAAGACTTTACTGGATCTGTTCTTGCACCATTTAATGCTTATTTAATAAATAGAGGATTAAAGACATTGGAAATAAGAATGGAAAGACACTGCTACAATGCTATGAAAGTTGCTGAATTCTTAGAAAAACATCCTAAGATAGCTTCTATTCAATATCCAGGATTAAAGAGTTTTGGTGCTTATGAAGTTGCTAAAAAACAAATGAAATTACCTGGTGCTATGATGTCATTTGAATTAAAAGGTGGCTTAGAAGCAGGTAAGAAATTGATGAATAGCGTTAAACTTTGTACATTAGCCGTATCTTTAGGAGATTGTGAAACATTAATTCAACATCCAGCTTCAATGACACACTCACCATATACACAAGAAGAAAGATTAAATGCAGGTATTACAGATGGTATGGTTAGATTGTCAGTTGGATTGGAAAATGTTGATGATATCATTGCCGATTTGAAACAAGCCTTAGATCAAATCAAATAA
- a CDS encoding YfcC family protein produces the protein MKKIKLNAFVLLFFVIVLCILASYVVTPGEFQRQIINGRTIVVANSYHNIPKNFLSPLAIFKAIPYGIMGASNMVVLILLVGGSIEIYNKSGTINAGINKLVNSVGTKGGPLVIAVLFIVFAILGGFLGWIEVCIPFAPLVIPILLALGYDTIVGVSVLVLGLMVGFMVGPTNIYTVGIADQISQLPIFSGLGLRLIIYFIYIPITLIYILWYAQRIRKNPEKSYMKDIDTTDLKVNISKNEPFTSIHKISLIILGLTFIISVYGMLKLKWNIIDMTAVFILSGIIAGLINKMSASDIADSFLVGCKGAFNGAMIVGVARGVQWALEQGKIIDPIIYGMSRMLQGLPSVATAIAVFIVVSFLNGLVPSGSGKAMALMPILMPLSELIGLTRQTMILAYQFGDGLSNIVWFTYGGLLLFLSYGKIPLSKWYKFVFPLILLLAISSAIFLTIAVKISYGPA, from the coding sequence ATGAAAAAAATAAAACTTAATGCTTTTGTGTTGTTGTTTTTCGTTATAGTTTTATGTATTCTAGCATCGTATGTAGTTACTCCTGGTGAATTTCAAAGACAAATCATTAACGGAAGAACTATTGTAGTTGCAAATAGTTATCACAATATTCCAAAAAATTTTTTATCTCCATTAGCAATTTTTAAAGCAATCCCTTATGGTATAATGGGTGCTTCTAATATGGTTGTTTTAATACTTTTAGTTGGTGGATCTATAGAAATATATAATAAATCTGGGACAATAAATGCTGGAATTAATAAGTTAGTTAATTCAGTAGGAACAAAAGGTGGTCCTTTAGTAATCGCTGTATTATTTATCGTATTTGCTATTTTAGGTGGATTTTTAGGATGGATAGAAGTTTGTATTCCATTTGCTCCTTTAGTTATACCTATTCTATTAGCACTAGGATATGATACTATCGTTGGAGTTTCAGTATTAGTATTAGGTCTTATGGTCGGATTTATGGTTGGTCCTACTAATATCTACACTGTAGGAATTGCAGATCAAATATCACAATTACCTATTTTTTCAGGATTAGGTTTGAGACTTATAATATATTTCATTTATATACCAATAACATTGATATATATACTTTGGTATGCTCAACGAATAAGAAAAAATCCTGAAAAGAGTTATATGAAAGATATTGATACAACTGATTTGAAAGTAAATATTTCAAAAAATGAACCATTTACTTCTATTCATAAAATATCATTAATTATTTTAGGATTAACTTTTATAATTTCAGTATATGGAATGCTTAAATTAAAATGGAACATCATTGATATGACTGCTGTATTTATATTAAGTGGAATAATTGCAGGTCTTATAAATAAAATGAGTGCTTCTGATATAGCAGATAGTTTTTTAGTTGGTTGTAAAGGTGCATTCAATGGTGCGATGATAGTTGGTGTTGCAAGAGGTGTACAATGGGCATTAGAACAAGGAAAAATTATTGACCCAATAATTTATGGAATGTCTAGAATGTTACAAGGTTTACCTTCAGTAGCAACAGCAATAGCCGTATTTATAGTCGTATCGTTCTTAAATGGTCTTGTACCATCTGGTTCTGGTAAAGCTATGGCATTGATGCCTATACTTATGCCTTTATCTGAATTGATAGGTCTAACTCGTCAAACTATGATATTAGCTTATCAATTTGGTGATGGTTTATCAAATATAGTTTGGTTCACATATGGGGGACTTTTGTTATTCTTATCATATGGTAAAATTCCTTTATCAAAATGGTATAAATTTGTATTCCCTCTTATACTTTTATTAGCAATTTCATCTGCAATATTCTTAACAATCGCAGTAAAAATATCTTATGGTCCAGCATAA